The genomic segment CCCATCATCTGCTCGGATATAGCCCCCATCATTAGATTGAAAGCGGGCAAAAGTTGTCTTACCCAACCGCCAATCCGTTGTTCCTGGAATTTCCTGGATCTGGATGCCTTCCTTCTCCAGATACAGCAACGCCAGATACATACCCAAACTGGGCATCATTTCCCCTTTTGGAGTCTGTACAAACAGCAAATCACGCCGTACCTTGTTATCGGCATCCACGATCAGATCATTAGAACCCACTTGTCCTTTAGCTTTGAGTACGGGGGGGGGTGCTACCGCCTCACGGCTATTATTGCCAACTACCTTTTGAATTCCAATTAAATTCGGGGTAGATTTAAACACCTGAACTAATTTCTCATGACCTGGTTCTACGGGTAAATCGCGATAAATGTCTAACCCGATGGCTCTCGGCTGCATCGCTTTGAGTTTTTCCAGCAATCGGGCATAGATTTCATCGGGAATAATGGGTTGTCCAATGGCTCGGATATCTGCTTCATCAATACCGACAATGACAATTCGCTTGTCTTGTGGTTCAGGGGGACGCAGCCGAAAATACTGATCATAAGCGGCCCACTCCCAAGGCTGTAAAAGGCCGAGCATCCGCAGGAGAATGACTAATGCTGCGGTCGTGGGAGCCGTAATCCACACCCCGCGCCAGTTCCAAAGCACCCGCTTGAATCGTTCTCTCATAAGATTGTGTTCAAAATTGAACGGAAGGATGAAGTCAAGTAGGAAGTTTAAAGTATGAAGTATGAAACAATTTTCCGCTTCATTTTGTATCTTCTCTGCTTTCCTCCATCCTTGTTAGATCAGTTATCGGCTCTACAACACTCAACCAGTGGTTCAGTAGCGATCTCTTTTAGCTCCACTGACTCTAAAAGTTCTTCCCAAGCCGCATTGATATTGGGATCGCTCGGACGGTCATGGCGTAATTGAGCCAAAATACTGATAGTTTCTTGCCAAATTCCCGCTTTTGCATAGACCTCTGCTTGCTTGAGGGGTTGTCTGGCTGCCGCTAACTGAGCCTTCTGTGTTGAAGTGAGGACAGTACGCTTGATCTTCCCTCGAACCGAGCTATTGGATTCCTCAGTTTCCGGGTTTTGAGCGAGCGTCAACGCCCAATCGTATTCTTGACCAATTTTCAACCCTAAAGTTTTGGGTAGGCTAAGCTTCACCACACCCGGAATACCTTGGAGTGCCACCGTCGTTTGGTAAAAAAGTTGCCCCTGGTTGTCATAAACCACAAATTTTGCGGATTTTGCTTGGGTTTGAGGAATATACAAAAATAAGGTCAGCTGGGCTGAAACCGTTGTTATTACATCACTTTGGGGAGACAAAACTCTTAAGGGTGGTTCTCCACGCGTCCCTCCGCCGATTGATCTCCGGGGCGTTCCTACAGGCGCGTCTGGGAATTTGATACTGACGTATAGTGGCTGTGCACTGACTTGTGGTGTCTCCAAAGAGAACGGCGCAAGTGCCACACACAGAGCCACGGAAAAAGTTGCCACATACGAACTCAACTTGTGATACCCCATTCTTCAAACCCCTCCTGGTTAAATTATTAGATCTTAACGATTGACAAAAAAGCAAGAATATGAAACAGGTGAATCAATGGCAGTTTATTGATTTTACAAAGCTGTCTACTCTAGTTTTTCGTCAGTAGATGTCTTATGAAAATAGAGTCGGAAACTGAGCAAAATCGTTCCTGATACTTCCTATTTTCATCCTCGGTGGTGGGTTTCCACCATGAGGGACTATCTGGAAAGCCGAGACTCATGGAGTAGTAGAAAGAGACTTTTCGGTTTCCGTTGTGTATGAAGTTCATACCGTCTCTTGCCATTGAGCTGCGACGCGTCGTATTTACTTATCTCTCTGGCTCTTGTCACTTATGCATATCATCTAAAGCCCTAACTGAGCTAGCCTAGATCTAAGCTGAAAAAGCTGAACGAGCAGGTGTTGAATTTTACGAATTGGAAGCAATGGGCTTGGCCTAAATGCAACCGATTTCCTCAAATTTCGGGACTTATGCTTATGGTGTCATCCCACTCTGGTAAGCAAGCAAAGCTTGACGCCCATCGTTGAAGTGGATGGACTTCAACGACAAACCGCTCTGCCTGCTGACTAATTGCTAAGGGCTGACTTCAAGTTTTGGCAAAACTCGCCAATGGCAGACAATCCCTCAGCGGGTGTGCCATCTGCTAATCGTTTGACAAAGGCACTACCGACAATTACCGCATCAGCTCCCCAATCTTTGATCTGTCGAGCTTGTTCGGGCTGGGAGATACCAAAGCCAACACCAATGGGCTTATCGGTTACAGTACGCATCTGCTGAAGGATATCTTGAACTCGTGATTCTATCTGGTTTCGGACTCCCGTGACGCCTGTAACGCTAACCAGGTAAATGAAGCCTTGAGACTGATGGGCGATCGCTTCAATACGTTCTTTTGAACTGGTGGGTGCAACCAGTAGAACAACCTCAATCCCAATTTCTGCCGCAGGTGTTAGGAGAGATTCTGCTTCTTCTAAAGGCAAGTCAGGCACCACTAATCCTTTGATACCCACCTCCGCAATCTGCTTTAAAAACGATTCAATGCCTCGATTTAAAATTGGGTTGTAATAGGTAAACAGGATAATCGGCGCTTTTATCTGGGGCGCAACCTCCTTCACCATCTCTAAGACATCATCCAAGCGCACGCCCTGTTGTAACGCTCTAGTTGCCGCCGCTTGAATGGTAGGGCCATCTGCCAGGGGGTCTGAGTAAGGAACCCCCAATTCGATCAAGTCAGCACCCGATTCATCGAGAATGCGTAAAGCTTCCGCCGTGGTCTTCAAATCGGGGTCACCAGCCGTGATAAAGGGAATCAGGGCGCACTGAGAAGAATCGTGTAGGGATTTGAAGCAAGCGGAAACCGAGGTCATTCGATTTTGGATGCGAGGATTTTGGATTTTGGATTGACCCCAAGAAGTCATCTAAGGGTGTAGAAAGTAGAGCAATGTTAATTATTACCGATCAGTGGCCTCAGATCGCTGCTCCTTTTCAATTTCTGCTTGCAACTGAGTCAATTCTTCAGGAGTCATCTCTTCGAGGCGCTTTTGCAGGACAGCTTCCTTATAATCTTTCACCTGTTGGTTGTACGTCATGTTCTTGTTGCTAACTCGGAATAAATAGGTCAGCAGCCAGCCGATCAAACCGCCAACCAATAATGCCTGACTCCAGATGCCTGCTTTCAGGCTATCCAGTCCAGCTACCTGTAACACTACGTAGATGATTCCGCCAGCGGCAAAAACACCGAAGGCAATTCCAATCGCGTCAATTCGTCGCATTTAGCAATAATTTAGCAGATGCCATTTATGCCTGAATCTGACGCCGCTTGGGGCGAAAGTTCAGGAAAGGACTCAGGAGCAACAAACCCGGAAAGAAAAAGAACACCAGGAAGTACATAAAACCGCGCTCAAAGGAGCTAGCAATATACCACCGTTTTTGCAGGTAGAGATAAAGGGCGGCAGGAACCACTAAAAGGTAAACTCCGCTCAAGGCCAGGTACAGCAGTGCAACAAGCATAGTTTCTGTTCAGGGCAAACAACGAAAAAGTGCTAGTCAAGGGTGTGCGGGGCATATTCGCACGTTGAGGAGCATTCGGCTCACTTTAATTCAAGACTCAAAGCGGCCTGCTCAACTTTCCCATTCTACAGTGTGACAGTTCCTTGCGGTTCTACTTGCATATAAGACCTACTTAGTGGTGCAATAGATAATTGCACGGGTTCTGTAGTAATATTAGATTTCTGTGCAACCTAGCACGGGGGCGTGGCGGAATGGTAGACGCTACGGACTTAAAATCCGTTGACCTTAAACGGTCGTGCGAGTTCAAGTCTCGCCGCCCCCATCCAAATTTATTAATCAATTTTCTAGTCGTTGTGTCACTACAACCATAAGTTGTCCGAAATGGTCAAAGTTGTCCGAAATGGTCACCTTATGCTTTAAAAAGATTCCGGCAATGAGCATCAAGAGTTGACCAAGTCACATCGGGAGTGGGTGTGAAACAAGGCAATTTCACGACCAACGAACCAAGTACAACTCAAACAACTCACCCGATTTCCGCTTCACCAGCTTAGCGCCCGTCGCTTTAATCATTTTTTCCCACTCAGAAATTGGCTCTAAAAAAACCTCAGCACCCAGATACATTTCCAAAACCGCCCAATCCTCCGCCAGAGGTTGCTCTGGATTGAGGACATCAAACACAAATTGCCCCCCCGGCTTCAGCACCCGCTTGACTTGCGCCATCACCTCAGCCCAATAATCAAGGGGGTAATAGCAACTCCATCCTGTTGCGATCGCTAAATCAAACTGCCCAGACTCATAAGCCAACTGTTGTGCCGTCCCCAACGCCACGCCCTTGAATAGTTTCGAGTTCAACTGAGAACCTCTTGCATTGAGGGCATCCCGCGCCACTATACTGATTTCCTGACCATAAAAATAGGCATCCCAATCTCGCCACGGATAAATCAAAAAGCTAACCCCACAGCCAATATCCAAACAACGCTGATTCTTTTGAGGTTTAGCAATTTCCCAGAAATTCGAGGCAACTTTACTGGTAAGTGTCCCCCCAACCCACTCCTGAAAAATGGGCATCGCCTCCACTTCCTCCGGCAGTTCAAAGGCTTCACCCTGATACTGTCGATTAAACCGAGACGCTATCTGCGCTTCTCGCTGAGTCATCTGGTAATTTGAGGAAAGGTTACCAGCCGCTGGGGGACGGTTTGAGGCTGGGCTAGCACTGTGTAAAGACTCATCGCGTTTTTTAGACATCGGGACAATACGCCTCATCACATATTTGTCAATATAACGACTGTAGGGGCAATCCCTTGTGGTTGCCCCAGGATGGGTTAGTTGCGCCACGGTGGATGCTTGCGCCACCGTGGATGGTTGCCCCAAAGCCAAGGGCAGGCACAAGAGTGACCCCTACAAAACCCATTATTCTGTGAATAGATTGCCACACAACCCACGAACGAAATTCTGTGGCACTCAATAAAGCCAAGTCGTCAAGTTACACTCAATTATCGAGAAGCCTGCTCCTTGTCACGAGCAATTGCACTGTTTGTTTATGGAAACCACACTGGCGGGTCATTATCAGGTTATCGAACCCTTGGGGATGGGGGGATTTGGTCAAACCTTCCTAGCCAAAGACATGCATTTACCCGGTAACCCCTTGTGTGTCGTTAAGCAACTCAAACCTAGAGATAGCGATTCCGCAACCTTGACGACAGCACAACGCTTCTTTGAGCGTGAGGCGGAAATGTTATACCGATTAGGCGAACATGACCAAATTCCCCGCCTTTTAGCTCACTTTGAGCAGGTCGGAAAATTTTATTTAGTCCAAGATTATATTGAAGGCCAAACCTTACATCAAGAACTTGCTCACCGCGAAAAGTTAAGCGAAGCTTCTGTCATGCGGATTTTGCAAGATATCTTGCAAGTATTAACCTTTGTCCATCAAGAAAACGTCATTCATCGCGACATTAAACCCGCTAATTTAATTCGACGTAATAGAGATGGCAAGATTGTTCTCATTGATTTTGGAGCGGTTAAACAAGTCCGTAACCAGGCGCGTTATACTCCCAAACAAACCAGCCTAACCATTCCCATTGGCTCTCCTGGCTATATGCCTAGCGAACAACAAGCCTCTAATCCCCACTTTAGTAGTGATATCTATGCTGTTGGGATGGTTTGTTTACAAGCCTTGACTGGATTATCTCCTAGAAGGCTACCGAAAGATGCCAACACAGGGGAGTTTGGTTGTGGCTTAGTGAGCGATCACGCCGCCATTAGCCCTGGTTTAGCCGCTATTTTAAATAAAATGGTGCGCTATGACTATCGCCAACGCTACAAAGATGCCGATGAAGCACTCGAAGCGTTGGAACAATTGTTTGCTCGCGCACAACCCGATAATATTGAATCTTCAACTCTAATTGCACCAACCTGCCCGCCTCCATCCTCATGCAGCGAGGAACCGGAGACTCAAGGGGTTCCCCTGCCGTTTCAGTCTCTAATTACCGATAAAACGGAAGGATTTGTGGGACGAAACTATGTGTTCGCGGCGATTGAAGAGTTTTTGGACAATGAAGCTTGCGGCTATTTCATTATTGAGGCTGACCCTGGTGTAGGGAAAACCGCTATTCTGGCGGAGTATGTCAAGCGGACGCGGTGTGTGGCACACTTTAATGTGCGATCGCAAGGCATTAATCGTGCGGAAGAATTCCTGAAATGCGTCTGCACTCAACTCATTGAACGCTACAAGTTACCCTATTCTCTCCCTTTAACCCCCGAACATACTCGCGACGGTAACTTTTTAGCACGGCTGTTGAATGAAATTAGCACGCTAGACACGAGTGTAGACGATACCTATGCCACGACAACCCTAAAGACGGGAGCCAAATCAACATCTAAATTAGTGATTGCCGTTGATGCTTTAGATGAGGTCGATCTAAGTAGTCACACTCTTGGTGCCAATGTTTTATATCTACCCGCCTCTCTACCCCAGAGCGTTTACTTTATCCTAACCAAACGCATGACACCGGTGCCGATGGTGGTGAACCACCATCGTGTGTTTGAGTTGATGCAGTATGCTACCGAGAGTCTGCAAGATGCAAAAACCTATATTCGATGCCGTGTTAACCACAGTGAGGCGTTACAAACCTGGATTGGTAGTCAGGGATTGACGGTTGAGGAGTTCGTTACCACCTTAGCCGAGAAAAGCGATCACAACTTCATGTACTTGCGCTACGTACTACCCGCAATTGAAAGCGGCACTTACCAAGATTTAACCATCGAAAATTTACCAGAAGGTTTGGAGCAATACTACTACCAACATTGGCAAAATATGGGCATGACAGCAAAACCTCTGCCCCGCACCAAGATTAAGATTGTCTATGTTTTAGCAGAAGCCCGAAAACCTGTTTCTCGCCAGTTAATTTCCGAGTTTTCCGGGGAGGATGCCTTGACAGTTCAAGAAGTACTGGATGAATGGCAGCAGTTTTTGCGAGAACAACGCATTGATGGACAAACTGGCTACAGCATCTATCACACCAGTTTCCAAGATTTTCTGCATTGCCAGGATATCGTGCAGGCGGCGGGAGTCACGATTCAGGGAATTAATGCGATGATTGCTGATAACTTAGCCCAAGAATTGGGGTTGTGATCCCAAATCCTCATCTCTTCTCCATCTTGTTCTTTACTCAGCGAACACTGTGCCTCTGTGGTTACTTTAAAAAAAGGGGGTAGTCAATTCGGATTTGGTATGAGGATGAAAGCTGATGGGTGAATTAGGCGAAGGACGCGAATCCGTCCCCCTACGCGATCGCTTAGCTAAAATGTCACCAGAACGGCGACAGTACGCTTTGGAAACTCTACCGAGTCACTTGGCGAAAGCGTCTCAGTTTGAGCGATTGCATCGCTTACTTACAGATTTCGATTTTATTGAAGCCAAGCTTTTGGCTTTAGGAATACAACTCCTAATTGAGGATTACGACTTAGCCACCCCTTCAGTTCCCCCCAACCTCCCTGACAAAGAAAGGCAAGAGGTTAAGAATTATCCCCCCCGTGTTAAAGGGGCGCAAGAGGGGGATCTAACCGATAAAGCAGAGACTGGACATTGCCAATTAGAAGCTGATGCCTCTCGGCGAGGACTAAGGGGGAGTCTAAAGGATAAAGCAGACACCTTAACGTTAATTCAAGGAGCCTTAAGACTCTCAGCCCACATTCTCGCTAAAGACAAAACCCAATTGGCAGGGCAACTATTAGGGCGTTTGCTGTCGTTTGAAGTACCAGAAATTCAGGCGATGCTACAGCAAGCTAAACCCAGGGAAACTCCTTGGCTACGTCCTTTAACCCCTAGCTTGATGCCTCCAGGTGGCGCATTGCTATGCACTCTCACAGGGCATACTGATGCAGTACAAGCTGTTGCAGTGACACCCGATAGTCGGTGGGTAATTTCTGGATCGAATGACACAACCATTAAAGTCTGGAATTTGGCAACTGGAGAGGAACTCTCGACTCTTACCGGTCATACTAAAGCGGTGAAAGCCGTTGCCGTGACTCCAGATGGGCAACTCCTCATTTCCGCTTCCAGTGATAAAACGCTCAAAGTTTGGGATTTGGCAACGGGAGAAGAACACTTTACCCTAACGGGTCATCTGGGTAAAATACAAGCGATCGCAGTAACTGCCGATAGCCAACGGGTAATTTCCGGTTCTGATGACACGACGCTCAAAGTCTGGAATTTGTCAACAGGGGAGGAATTATTCGCCCTCAGTGGTCATCTCGACACCGTCCAAACCCTCGCCATCACCCCAGATAGCAAGCGGGTGGTTTCCGGTTCTGATGACACGACGCTTAAAGTCTGGCATCTCAAAGCCAAAAAAAAGGAACGTTTGACCCTTGTTGCTCACGCTGAGTCAATTCAAGCGATCGCGGTTTCACCGAATGGTAAGTTAATCATTTCCGGTGCTGATGATACCACCCTGAAAGTTTGGCACCTGAAAACAGCGAAGGAACTGATCACCCTGACCGGTCATACTCAATCGGTACGTGCGATCGCTGTTACCCCCGATGGCAAACGCCTAATATCTGGGTCTTACGATAAAACGCTCAAAGTCTGGAATTTAGCCACGGGAGAGGAACTGTTCACCCTCATGGGTCATACTGGCAGGGTCAACGCCGTGACGGCAATACCCAACGGGACAGGAGTGGTTTCCGGGGCGAATGACAAGACGCTCAAAGTCTGGAATCTCGACATTAAACAGAAACAACGGTTCACTTTCGCCGGTCATAGGGGTGGTGCAAAGGCGATCGCCGTCACGGGAAATTGGGTGATTTCCGGTTCCGATGACACGACGATCAAAGTCTGGAACTTGGCAACGGGAGAAGAACACTTCACCCTGACAGGTCATACCAGTAAAATTCACGCGATCGCCGCCACGAAAAATTGGATTGTTTCTGGGTCAGAAGATAGCACGCTCATCCTTTGGAATCTGGAAACGAGAGAGAAATTTTTTACCTTCACCGGTCATAACGGTAGGGTTAATGCAGTGGCCGTCACGCCAGATGGTCAGTGGGTGATTTCCGGTTCTTACGATAAGACCATCAAAGTCTGGAATTTAGAAACAGGAGAGGAACTCTTTACCCTAACAGGTCATAACAGAGGTATTGATGCGATCGCAGTAACACCTGATGGTCAACGGCTGATTTCCGGTTCCTATGACAATACGCTCAAAGTTTGGGATTTGAAAAGTAGGAGGGAACTGTTTACCCTGATCGGTCATGCTAGCGGAGTCAATTCGGTTGCGCTCACGACGGATAGCCAGTGGCTGATTTCGGGATCTTATGACAAAACAATTAAGGTCTGGGACTTGAAAAAGAGAAAGGAATTGTTTACCCTGATCGGTCATACCGACCCAGTCTTAACTGTAGTGGTGACGCCGGATGGTAAGCGAGTGCTTTCAGGGTCCTGGGATAAGACATTCAAAGTTTGGGATTTGCAAAGTCGGCAGGTTATTGCCAGTTTCATCGGAGATGGTGCATTGCTGTCCTGTGCCGTTGCGCCGGATGGGGTAACGATTGTGGCCGGTGAGGCGTCGGGACGAGTGCATTTTCTGTGCCTTGAAGAATATCGCGAGTCCTGAAGTACAGCCTTGTGCGGTTACCTTGATCACATCCATCATCAGGACCGAAATGGGACGATATAGGCTTGTGTTAGAAATTGAGAAGTAAGGAATACCCTTTAGCCTGCAATATTATCGCCTGTTGCTTCCTGATGATACGACTCGTTGGGCGGCAGAGAAGGGCGATTTTCTGTTTGATGAATCAGGTCAACTCAGGAGATTGATTAGTGTGATGATGGATCTTACCGAGCGCAAGAGTGTAGAAGATCAACTCAGGAAGAGTGAAGCTCATTTGGCTGCCGCACAAAGAATAGCCCATTTCGGAATCTGGGAGTTTGATGTGCGCTCGCAGCAGTTAATGTGGTCAGAGGAAAAGTTACGCATTTTCGGTCTTGACCCCACCGGACCCCAACCCACGTATAGCCAACTCATCGAGATGATGCATCCCGATGACCGAGGCAGTTTTGAGCAATTGGTCTATCGAGCACTGACCGATGGGACATCCTACGAAATCGTCTTTCGGATCACGCGACCCAATGGTCAACTCCGGCATATTGAAACTAGGGGAGAAGCCATTTTTAACAGCGCTGGGCAGGTCATCCAACTGTTTGGAACAGTAGTAGATATTACTGAACGCAAGCAAGCGGAGGAAGAGACGTTAAAGGCACTTCAGCGGGAACGAGAACTCTCAGAAGCTAAGTCACGCTTCATCGCCATGACCTCTCACGAGTTCCGCACTCCTCTAACAACAATTCAGTCTTCAACGGACTTGCTCAAACGTTATTCAGACCCCCACTTACAAGAGAAACGGCTAGAGCATTTAAACCGTATCTCTAGCGCGATCGAGCAGATGAACTCGATGGTACAAGATGTCTTGCTCTTGTCCGAGGCGGAGGCCGGCAAGTTGCAACTTAAACCCGCTCCTGTAGACTTAGTGCAACTATGCCGCTCTTTGGCCAGTGAACTGGTCGTAGCGGATAGAAAACAACACAACATTATATTCACTCCGCTGGGAGAGTGCTCATTCGCGCTTTCTGAAACGACCTCACTGGAGTGTGAACAAGCGGCTCCCATGGAGTATTTTCTAGATGAAAAGCTCGTTCGTTACATCCTCATAAATCTCCTTGGCAACGCCCTCAAATACTCTCCCCCAGGAAGTGCCGTCCAATTAGACCTGACCTGCCATCCCGACCAAGTGGTCTTCCGGATTCAAGACCAAGGCATTGGCATTCCCTTAAAAGATATACCCCGATTATTTGAGTCTTTCCATCGGGCGTCTAACGTAGCTACCACTCAAGGGACGGGTTTAGGATTAGCGATCGTCAAGCAGTGTGTGGACTTGCACGGAGGTCATATATCCGTTGATAGTGTCCTTGGAAAAGGTTCGACGTTTACCGTCACGCTGCCCTCGCTCCACTCAATTGAGGTGCACGATTGAAAATCAGTACTATGCAAAAGCTAAAAGTATTACCGAAACAACGCTCAGTGAGCGACCACATTGGCTCACGCTGCGACGTGCTATATGCTATATGTGACCTGCTACAATGGCATCTTCGCTTTTCTCTGGCGAGTGACATTTAGCCAGATGAAAGCGAACTGGCATAACCCAGGCACACGTTCTGCGTGAGCCTATGCCAAGATTGGAAAATGAACTATGCGAGCGCGTCACCCCCATGTTAGGCAAGCTACTTGACAGGCGTTATGAAGTCACTCAAGTACTCGGTGCTGGTGGATTTGGTAGAACCTACTTGGCACGGGATACCAGGCGTCCTGGTAACCCAACTTGTGTTGTCAAGCAACTGAAGCCTCTCAGCAGCGATCCAAACTTTTTGGAAACGGCGCGACGTTTATTCAACAGTGAAGCTGAAACTTTGGAACAGCTTGGACATCACGACCAGATTCCTCGCCTTTTAGCCTATTTTGAGGAAGACCAAGAGTTCTACTTAGTACAAGAGTTTATTGAAGGTCATACACTTACTCAAGAGCTGCAACAGGGTCAACGGTGGGAAGAAAGCCGAGTCATGACGCTGCTCGAAGAAGTCTTGAGTGTTTTAGACTTTGTCCACTCTCACGGCGTTATTCATCGCGATATTAAACCCGACAATCTGATCCGGCGCAACAGTGACCATAAATTAGTCTTAGTGGATTTTGGTGCGGTCAAACAAATCCGAACTCAGTTTGCGGCAACTCAGGGTAGAGCCAGCAACACCGTTGCTATTGGGACTCCTGGCTATATGGCCAGTGAGCAAGCGTTAGGCCAGCCACGCCCTACTAGTGATATTTATGCATTAGGAATTATTGGTATCCAGGCTCTTACAGGTCTGATGCCCGTTAATTTCCAAGAAGACCTCAGTACGGGCGAAATCCTTTGGCAGCATTTGCTGCCGGTGAGTCGAGGGTTGGCAACGCTGTTGTCAAAGATGGTGCGGTATCATTTCAAAGACCGTTATCAGTCAGCGGCTGAAGCGTTAGAATCATTGCGGCTACTGAATACGGCTTACTCACCCCCTGCCCCTTACCCTGCTGTCCCCAGGACTCCATCGGCAAATGATGCC from the Microcoleus sp. AS-A8 genome contains:
- a CDS encoding DUF928 domain-containing protein, with amino-acid sequence MATFSVALCVALAPFSLETPQVSAQPLYVSIKFPDAPVGTPRRSIGGGTRGEPPLRVLSPQSDVITTVSAQLTLFLYIPQTQAKSAKFVVYDNQGQLFYQTTVALQGIPGVVKLSLPKTLGLKIGQEYDWALTLAQNPETEESNSSVRGKIKRTVLTSTQKAQLAAARQPLKQAEVYAKAGIWQETISILAQLRHDRPSDPNINAAWEELLESVELKEIATEPLVECCRADN
- the trpA gene encoding tryptophan synthase subunit alpha, translated to MTSVSACFKSLHDSSQCALIPFITAGDPDLKTTAEALRILDESGADLIELGVPYSDPLADGPTIQAAATRALQQGVRLDDVLEMVKEVAPQIKAPIILFTYYNPILNRGIESFLKQIAEVGIKGLVVPDLPLEEAESLLTPAAEIGIEVVLLVAPTSSKERIEAIAHQSQGFIYLVSVTGVTGVRNQIESRVQDILQQMRTVTDKPIGVGFGISQPEQARQIKDWGADAVIVGSAFVKRLADGTPAEGLSAIGEFCQNLKSALSN
- a CDS encoding DUF3007 family protein, which translates into the protein MRRIDAIGIAFGVFAAGGIIYVVLQVAGLDSLKAGIWSQALLVGGLIGWLLTYLFRVSNKNMTYNQQVKDYKEAVLQKRLEEMTPEELTQLQAEIEKEQRSEATDR
- a CDS encoding NAD(P)H-quinone oxidoreductase subunit L, yielding MLVALLYLALSGVYLLVVPAALYLYLQKRWYIASSFERGFMYFLVFFFFPGLLLLSPFLNFRPKRRQIQA
- a CDS encoding class I SAM-dependent methyltransferase, encoding MTQREAQIASRFNRQYQGEAFELPEEVEAMPIFQEWVGGTLTSKVASNFWEIAKPQKNQRCLDIGCGVSFLIYPWRDWDAYFYGQEISIVARDALNARGSQLNSKLFKGVALGTAQQLAYESGQFDLAIATGWSCYYPLDYWAEVMAQVKRVLKPGGQFVFDVLNPEQPLAEDWAVLEMYLGAEVFLEPISEWEKMIKATGAKLVKRKSGELFELYLVRWS
- a CDS encoding serine/threonine-protein kinase produces the protein METTLAGHYQVIEPLGMGGFGQTFLAKDMHLPGNPLCVVKQLKPRDSDSATLTTAQRFFEREAEMLYRLGEHDQIPRLLAHFEQVGKFYLVQDYIEGQTLHQELAHREKLSEASVMRILQDILQVLTFVHQENVIHRDIKPANLIRRNRDGKIVLIDFGAVKQVRNQARYTPKQTSLTIPIGSPGYMPSEQQASNPHFSSDIYAVGMVCLQALTGLSPRRLPKDANTGEFGCGLVSDHAAISPGLAAILNKMVRYDYRQRYKDADEALEALEQLFARAQPDNIESSTLIAPTCPPPSSCSEEPETQGVPLPFQSLITDKTEGFVGRNYVFAAIEEFLDNEACGYFIIEADPGVGKTAILAEYVKRTRCVAHFNVRSQGINRAEEFLKCVCTQLIERYKLPYSLPLTPEHTRDGNFLARLLNEISTLDTSVDDTYATTTLKTGAKSTSKLVIAVDALDEVDLSSHTLGANVLYLPASLPQSVYFILTKRMTPVPMVVNHHRVFELMQYATESLQDAKTYIRCRVNHSEALQTWIGSQGLTVEEFVTTLAEKSDHNFMYLRYVLPAIESGTYQDLTIENLPEGLEQYYYQHWQNMGMTAKPLPRTKIKIVYVLAEARKPVSRQLISEFSGEDALTVQEVLDEWQQFLREQRIDGQTGYSIYHTSFQDFLHCQDIVQAAGVTIQGINAMIADNLAQELGL
- a CDS encoding ATP-binding protein, with translation MLPDDTTRWAAEKGDFLFDESGQLRRLISVMMDLTERKSVEDQLRKSEAHLAAAQRIAHFGIWEFDVRSQQLMWSEEKLRIFGLDPTGPQPTYSQLIEMMHPDDRGSFEQLVYRALTDGTSYEIVFRITRPNGQLRHIETRGEAIFNSAGQVIQLFGTVVDITERKQAEEETLKALQRERELSEAKSRFIAMTSHEFRTPLTTIQSSTDLLKRYSDPHLQEKRLEHLNRISSAIEQMNSMVQDVLLLSEAEAGKLQLKPAPVDLVQLCRSLASELVVADRKQHNIIFTPLGECSFALSETTSLECEQAAPMEYFLDEKLVRYILINLLGNALKYSPPGSAVQLDLTCHPDQVVFRIQDQGIGIPLKDIPRLFESFHRASNVATTQGTGLGLAIVKQCVDLHGGHISVDSVLGKGSTFTVTLPSLHSIEVHD